The segment GTCGTGCTCGAGCTCGGCGCTGAAACGAAAGTGGACTCGGTGAAGCTCCACGCTGAGGGATACGCGAAAGTGCACTGGACCGAATCCCGGAGCGCAGGTTCCAGCACGGCTTACACACAGAACTACAGCGACGAGGTGGAGTACCTGAACCGGAGAGAGGTTCTCCTGCAGGCAGGTCGGTTTCCCGAGGCGCGTGCACGCCAGACAGGACATGGCTTTGTTTATGTTTCGTCGCCTTTTTGCTCGCTCGCGCTTTCTCTCCGTTTCTCCATCACTTCTATCACTCTGACACCTTCAACCATCATCTCCAGCTCAGACACCACACAGTATCATAACGCGTGTCTAATCTACACACTGTTTGTGTTACTGTTTGACTTTTTGCATGATGATGTGAAACTTTTTTGCTCTAAAACGTGTTTTTATCTCACATACGTTTATTCGATAATTAACCTCAGAATCTGTTTGTAGATAACGGAGAGATGACGACCCTTCCTGCAGGAAGACACGAGTTCCCCTTCAGCTTCCAGCTCCCTGAAGAGTGAGTTTCCTCCATCTTCAATTGGCATCTCAGATAACCCATATATCTTCGTGTGCGTGAACACGCATCTGACCTGACTTTGTGCCTTCCAGGACGCTCGTGACTTCGTTCGAAGGCAAACACGGCAGCATCCGGTACTGGGTCAAGGTGAAGCTGCACAGACCCTGGGCTCCTGTGAAGAAGATCAAGAAAGAGTTTACGGTTATCGAGCCCATCGACATCAACACGCCGTCCCTACTGGTAAGAATTAAGACGTGAGGACGTGAATTGGTGCGTTGGGGGCAGAAGAGACGTGTTCTGAGTcgtgctgctgtttttttgtaggCACCTCAGGCAGGAACTAAAGAGAAGATGGCTCGTCTGTGGTACCACAACTTCGGGCAAGTGTCCGTCACGGCGAAGATCGACCGCAAAGGCTACACACCAGGCGAGGTGATTCCGGTCTTTGCCGAATTCTATAACGCCACTTCCCGATCCGTGGTGCCGAAAGCGTACATCACGCAGACTCAGACCTTCATCGCGAGGGGCACCATGAAGCAGAAGCAGGCCGTCGTGGCCACGCTGTGCGGAGACGTAGTGGAAGCACGGCGCCGAGAGACCTGGCACGGGCGCGCCATCAAAATCCCTCCGGTCGGTCCGTCCATCCTCCAGTGCCGCATCATCAAAGTGGAGTACACGCTCAGGGTAAGATCTACGATCCTGTCTCGTTTAGATACGACAGAGACGTCACCATGTCAATCCTTAACTTCAtaacctcctcctccatcatcaGGTGTGTGGACATTCCTGGCACCTCCAAACTGTGTCTGGAGCTTCCGCTGGTCATGGGGACCATCCCTCTGCATCCGTTCGGCAGCCGGACCTCCAGCGTCAGCAGCCAGTACAGTCTGAACCTGGAGTGGTTCCGCATGACCGTTCCTGAGCAGCGTGAAGGTCAGCACTTGTACCACTTCTACTCACCTTACCGAAGTTCTCTCCTTCTCTATAATCATCTCACTCACGGTGGTTTCTCCCCACAGCTCCTCCTGATTACAGCTCCATCATCACAGACGAGGAGGCAGAGCAGAATTCTGCAGCCCCCCGTATCGAGGAGGACCTCAGCGCTGTTCTGGAGCGCCCTTTCATGGCGTACGTGCAGGAGTTCCGCTTCAGACCACCACCAGTATACAGCGAGGTACGTTCCAGAACCTTCAGGAAGAAAAAGTCTgcgtttttaaagaaaaacttttcCATACTgaatcttgtttttgtttccgcCCCTCAGGTGGACCCGAATCCAGAACCAGTCAACATCAGACGACGCTGCATGACATGTTGAAGATCACGCCGAGCATCACGTGGTGTGTGATGTCATGATTTGAAACGAAGCAGAGATTTGCTTTCTGCCAGGGGCTCTGGATGTCTGAGACCCGCGCGCGCTGCTGCTCATCGAGCTCATCGCTTTGTGATGATACACGTGATCACGCCGGTTTCGGACGAGACCGAGGAACCGTCTGGACTGACGCTCGGACGGATCCGCAAGTTATCTTTTAAGAAAGAAGTGCAAGACGGACAGATTTTTCCGCTCGTGTATCTGTCTTTAATCCGTCTCTGAGTAGACTTCGGTCAGCGCCCGCTAATGACTAACAACCTCTCAAGCTTATTTTTCTGTGTTATGGAGGCGGCTGGACTGAGGACCGTTCGccttgtttagttttttcttctCGAGAATAACGCCTAACCACACGTGTGCgtgtttttatttagtaaaaatcAGCACCGGTGCCACTCCATATCCTGTAATCAACACCTGCTAGCTGGAGCGAGAACGCAGTGGAAGTGCTGTTTCTCCTTTTGTGTGTCCTCCATCGAGAACATAACGTGAAGATGTTTCTGGTGTTTGTTGTATGCGGGTAAAGATAAAAAGTGTGCAGGTTCAGACCTGACATAATCTGCACGTGTAATAAAAGGATTCAGATCAATATTTCATGGAGATCCTGGAGGCAGGATGGTTTTTCTGAGTAGTAGGAACCTGCccatgtgatgatgatgatgatgatgatgatgatcgtGCCGTCGACACGGAAACGATTGTAAATGTTGAAGGCTTTAACGCGATTGTAACTTGgtgctttctgtgttttttccgCCGGTGGTTCGTTGACCACCGCAGCGCCTGTAGCAGGCACACAGCTGGATAACGAGCCATGATGGGTCACGGCGCCTTTacgtttgtgttgttgttgaaaACGGCAGCGCAACAAAGCGAGTGCAGGGATTTTACACATGACGATGCGTTCAGCCTTAAACTCGTTCTACCACTCTGAAGTGTACTTAACATTCCAAAGATGCTAATTAAATTCCAAATAGTGAAAAAACATCAGGTAATAATAACATGTTGAATGTACTGTTTATGGCACtcatggaaaataaatgaatgtattttataggtttttttcttttcatgtcaAAAGTATATTTTCTTAATTGTTTTCTAATAAAAAGTGAAACCAAGCAAAGTTTCTGTTTTGATtcattgatttaatttaattcgaTTTCTTACACCACATGTTTTAATCCGAATCAAACTCCATATTCACTCCATCACTTCACCATAGTGTTTCCTCGTATGTAGATTATATTAAAACGATGCATGCTGTGAATCAGTCGAGTGAAGAAGCAGGAACGCACATGATCCAGGGAGGGTTCAGAATGTTGAACGAGACCAGATTCTGGCCTGCAGCCACGTTCACGAGCGAACCCTAAGAGCCTGGTGGTTTTCCGTCGTTCGTTTCCTGTAAAAGACAAACAATTcacatgctgcttttttttttttttgcatgccttaaagagaagagaaagtaaATCAGATTACGTTCATGCTCTCTGATTATCTCGGATCACGTGACGTTCGGTTGCTCAACTTTTACTGAAAGAGGAACAACAACAGAAAGGAAAACAGAACTCTGTGTACTGAGTCAGGCGTCGTTTACTGCTGTTTGAACAGAAGGTTCTGCTTGGATTCGGAGCAGGGTTTTTGTTCACGTCTGCTCTGATCATGTCTGTTGTGGTTTTTACGGACAAAACAAGTCGTTCTGGGTTTTATGCACATGGTCACGTGATCGTATGAATATAAAGTATGGTACATTGCTTTAGCATGTATTGTTCTTCTCAAAGCACTCGCTCACTTGTACAGGCTCAAGGAGGTATGAGGAACATATCAAGAACTAAAACCATGAATAGTCGAACtcggttttatttgtaaagcatttttaacaatggacattgtcccaaagcagctttacagtgatGGAGGTTATAAAGGTGGAATGCACAAGTTTAATgattataagtttgtccctaataaaCGAGACAGTGGCTCTGAGGTAGTGTGGAGAGAAAACCTTCAGAGGAGAGAACCCACATCAATTCCAACTCTATTTAATTCATCTTTATTTGTGttgcgcttttaataatgaacatcgtctcagagcagcttcacacagataatgtggtgataaaaattctttataagtgtaagtttgtctctgatgaacaagtcggtggagactgtggtgaaggaaaaactccctgaaatgcagaaggaagaaaccttgagaggaaccggactcaagagggaacctcatcctcatctgggttccaccgaatgtccatttattacagataaacgatgttgaggtgcagtgatggagatcagagtaaactgtagtcctgagtcagtgtagcagactgttgatattaactacagtccaaatccttaaagctcctgatcttactccggaatttcatccacccaaggtgttgatgagaaacatctccagctgcacagagtcgcctccaaaCTAGGAGGTGAAAGGATGTGAAACATCATGCAGATGCAGGCTGAAGTGCTCCAGTGATTTCTGACTGTGACATGATTGTTGGTACCAGACTGGTTTGTATTTTAGAAGctcctggattttttttgggGTCTAGAAGGAACCATCCACTGAATGTCTGCCAAATGAGTGGGCCAACAGAAGCAATCCAGAGGTTTACAGGTTTCGCTCCACATGGTGCTGCCATTACCGTGCATCTCTTTAGGGGTATCCGCTTATCTTATAGTGATGAGTAGTGTTATGATCTCACTTACCTAAAGAACTTTTATCCACATGCATTCTATCTTCTATCTTCTCAGCTCCAGTCTCCTTGCATGGTCGCTGATGTTGGGTGAGGTTGCAGTTCtaccatatttatttttatctttatggtgatctgtggatttatttatttatttttactttgtctTGGACTTGGTTTGATATCTCCTGGGTTTTTGAGATGCATGTCCAAGAGCAGGTGCATTTCACTCGAGACTcagtttaattgaatttttacCGCTTTTATCTGATCTAAATATAGACTTTAAGACTCTTACTCTGTAAACTACATTAAGAGAAGGCTAAAAAATATTCTAGATAT is part of the Silurus meridionalis isolate SWU-2019-XX chromosome 9, ASM1480568v1, whole genome shotgun sequence genome and harbors:
- the arrdc2 gene encoding arrestin domain-containing protein 2 isoform X1; this translates as MIFSKVKKFLVEFDSRDAPCPPLFHSGDVVCGRVVLELGAETKVDSVKLHAEGYAKVHWTESRSAGSSTAYTQNYSDEVEYLNRREVLLQADNGEMTTLPAGRHEFPFSFQLPEETLVTSFEGKHGSIRYWVKVKLHRPWAPVKKIKKEFTVIEPIDINTPSLLAPQAGTKEKMARLWYHNFGQVSVTAKIDRKGYTPGEVIPVFAEFYNATSRSVVPKAYITQTQTFIARGTMKQKQAVVATLCGDVVEARRRETWHGRAIKIPPVGPSILQCRIIKVEYTLRVCVDIPGTSKLCLELPLVMGTIPLHPFGSRTSSVSSQYSLNLEWFRMTVPEQREAPPDYSSIITDEEAEQNSAAPRIEEDLSAVLERPFMAYVQEFRFRPPPVYSEVDPNPEPVNIRRRCMTC
- the arrdc2 gene encoding arrestin domain-containing protein 2 isoform X2 — encoded protein: MDFTGLRRFALELDGPGDAVYSSGETLSGIVVLELQRQMDIRALKVQSRGVASAHWLEHRGVGVNTVYNDYTSNITYFRKRQHLIRDNGEMTTLPAGRHEFPFSFQLPEETLVTSFEGKHGSIRYWVKVKLHRPWAPVKKIKKEFTVIEPIDINTPSLLAPQAGTKEKMARLWYHNFGQVSVTAKIDRKGYTPGEVIPVFAEFYNATSRSVVPKAYITQTQTFIARGTMKQKQAVVATLCGDVVEARRRETWHGRAIKIPPVGPSILQCRIIKVEYTLRVCVDIPGTSKLCLELPLVMGTIPLHPFGSRTSSVSSQYSLNLEWFRMTVPEQREAPPDYSSIITDEEAEQNSAAPRIEEDLSAVLERPFMAYVQEFRFRPPPVYSEVDPNPEPVNIRRRCMTC